ATGAATCCGCTTCACACAACAAGATGTAAGGTGGCCCACTAGTTTTTCACTGCCTGAAAGTGAAAAAGAAAGGTTTGGTGCCCCCGATACGAATTGAACGTACGACCCGCGGTTTAGGAAACCGCTGCTCTATCCAACTGAGCTACGGGGGCGTAGGCCGAACTGTAGCGCATCGGCGGGACGATTGGAAGGGGATGAAAGAAGCTTCTTCTTGCCGTGCTCTTACCCGCAGCATCCGCCGCGAAGATCTGCTGTTGCTTGTGGGCATTCCAACAGGCGGGGCAGAGTTGAATAGTGGAATGGGTGAAACCATCGACTGATTCCACCCGTTGTTCGACGACCGTTCCACAATCGGAACAGGGGCTTGCTGCAATGGGCTGTGAACTATGCTCTTGGACCATCATGGGCTGTCACTTTCATGTTGGGACGAACATGTCGATTACACACGGCCGACATGAGTGTCTGTTTCGGTTTGGATCCCATCAGGTTCCACAAGCGTTTGGTAAAGGAGTGTCTTTTTGCCTGTTGCATGCCGCACTGGATCATCTGGACGCGGTGGTCCAAGGTCACGATGGTCTTTTCCAAATCGATCAACCGGTCGTTTGGGACTGAGGTGTGTCGCATCATGATCGGGAGGTCCTCCTTCCGCTCATTTAGACTGCACAATGCCGAATGACGCCGATGACAAGCCCTTCGATCTGAAACTCGTCGGAGGGGTGAACGATGATCGGCTGCATCGTGTCGTTGGCCGGACGCAGCTCGATATGGCGTTCTTTCTTATAGTAGACTTTGATCGTCGCTTCTTGATTGACCAAGGCCACGACGGTTTGTCCATTCTTCGCTGTTTCTTGTTTGCGAACGATGACCAAATCGCCGGGTAGAATGCCGTCGTCTTTCATCGACTCACCCTTGACTTTTAAGGCGAAGGTCTTTCCGTCCTGGAACATACTTGGTGGGACGTCGACCAGTTCTGACTGCGGGACTGGCTCGATCGGAGTCCCTGCGGCAACAAGGCCGGCCATGGGAATCTCAGTCTTCTGTCGCAAGTGATTCAGTACGACCGAGACGATGCCAGGAATCCTCCGCATGCCCGCTTCATACCGTGCGACTGATACGCGAGTGGTCTGTAGGGCATCGGCTAGTTGTTGTTGCGTGAGCCCCAATTCTTGTCGAAGACGTCTGACGTCTTGTGGTTTCATTATGTATCCAATGGTAACGTACTGTTATGCTTTCGTCAAGTGGATCAAGATCTGTAGCGAGTTTTACGCAGGAGGCGAGCAAGCAAGATAACATACTTGGTCAAATGGGTTCGTACAGAATGTCGCGGGGGGCGCGATTGTGGTGATGACCAAAAACTAGGCAAGAAGCTCGATCTGAGTGCATGACGTGTGTTTGGCGACGATGGGGATACTTAACCACAGACTTATCCACAGAAATTGGGGAGAGTGACCCCTAGCGATGTGAACGTGCGATTGACGAGACATGAGGTGGGCGGCCATGTGAATGTTGCTAACACGGTATCGATTGTGTGGTAAGAGCGGCAAGAGTAAATCCGCGTGTCGTCGTAGCATCAGGATGCTACGACGACATGAAGAACGATCCGGT
This window of the Nitrospira sp. genome carries:
- the lexA gene encoding repressor LexA, which gives rise to MKPQDVRRLRQELGLTQQQLADALQTTRVSVARYEAGMRRIPGIVSVVLNHLRQKTEIPMAGLVAAGTPIEPVPQSELVDVPPSMFQDGKTFALKVKGESMKDDGILPGDLVIVRKQETAKNGQTVVALVNQEATIKVYYKKERHIELRPANDTMQPIIVHPSDEFQIEGLVIGVIRHCAV